The following proteins come from a genomic window of Leptospira andrefontaineae:
- a CDS encoding PhzF family phenazine biosynthesis protein, which yields MKTEYTIFQIDAFTDSLFKGNPAAVVPWEGEWLPDLKLIELASENNLSETAFFRPRKEKGEYDLRWFTPGVEVDLCGHATLATAFAIYEVLENKSDVSSLKFHTKSGLLEVFRENGKYYLDFPARPPVKTEYSPNDVASCFNIKAKEILKARDILFVFEKESDVRNLIPNHEALKNLPFFAAIVTAPADSGKSYDFVSRFFAPAKGVPEDPVTGSSHCTLIPYWSEKFGKKELNAYQASARGGHLVCEDREERVRIGGNCKLYMKGTFYLE from the coding sequence ATGAAAACCGAATATACGATTTTCCAAATCGATGCATTTACAGATTCCTTATTCAAAGGAAATCCTGCAGCAGTTGTTCCCTGGGAAGGAGAATGGCTACCGGACCTAAAACTCATCGAGTTAGCATCGGAGAATAATTTATCAGAGACTGCATTCTTTCGACCCAGAAAAGAAAAAGGAGAATATGATCTGAGATGGTTTACTCCCGGTGTAGAAGTCGATCTTTGCGGTCATGCAACTTTAGCTACTGCATTTGCGATCTACGAAGTGTTGGAAAATAAATCGGATGTTTCTTCTTTAAAATTCCATACTAAGAGCGGGCTCTTGGAAGTGTTTCGGGAGAATGGAAAATACTATTTGGATTTTCCTGCGAGGCCTCCTGTAAAGACCGAATATTCTCCGAATGATGTGGCTTCTTGTTTTAATATAAAAGCAAAAGAGATTTTAAAAGCTCGAGATATCCTATTCGTTTTTGAAAAAGAATCGGATGTGCGAAATTTAATTCCGAATCATGAAGCTCTGAAAAATCTTCCATTCTTTGCCGCGATTGTGACTGCGCCCGCAGACAGTGGGAAGTCCTACGATTTTGTTTCCAGATTTTTCGCTCCTGCCAAAGGAGTTCCAGAAGATCCAGTGACCGGTTCTTCTCATTGTACATTGATCCCCTATTGGTCGGAAAAATTTGGGAAGAAGGAACTGAATGCCTACCAAGCTTCTGCAAGAGGGGGACATTTGGTTTGCGAGGACAGAGAAGAAAGAGTTCGCATCGGAGGAAACTGCAAACTTTATATGAAGGGAACCTTTTATTTAGAGTAG
- a CDS encoding ABA4-like family protein — translation MTPELTFKLASNFAIIGWLLLAGLPNARVTKLLIRNGVWPLILSGLYLLILALYARGGFDFGSLEGVTKLFANPWVLLAGWVHYLAFDLFVGIWETKEAEVLGISRWILIPCLFFTLMFGPIGYLLFQIVRWRKGGSHASI, via the coding sequence ATGACTCCAGAACTAACATTTAAACTGGCCAGCAATTTTGCGATTATAGGCTGGCTATTACTCGCTGGTCTTCCAAATGCCAGAGTAACCAAATTATTGATAAGGAACGGGGTTTGGCCTTTGATCCTTTCCGGATTGTATTTGTTGATACTTGCATTATATGCAAGAGGAGGATTCGATTTCGGATCTCTGGAAGGTGTGACCAAACTTTTCGCTAATCCTTGGGTATTGCTCGCAGGATGGGTTCACTATCTTGCATTCGACTTATTTGTCGGAATTTGGGAAACGAAAGAAGCAGAAGTTTTAGGGATTTCCAGATGGATACTCATCCCTTGTTTGTTTTTCACGTTGATGTTCGGACCAATCGGTTATCTATTATTTCAGATCGTTCGTTGGAGAAAAGGAGGAAGCCATGCAAGCATCTAA
- a CDS encoding carboxypeptidase M32 — translation MWESELQNWENILPAFKAYRDEFRNIYHLRNIGSVLHWDMEIGIPSDGLAERGDQLSFLSGLAHKSFIGDSFRSLAEKAREENSRNDLPGKSLRERELYLLFKDLDRSSCLPISWVEEFSKVTSQAHSIWVDARKKNDASSFFPVLQKIVDLVFQKADYFGYSTEAYDALLDEYEPEAKAADLEILFADLRKSLVPLIAKAKDASFPFQGSFPIESQIPFNTSLPVLLGLPESGFRLDSSAHPFSTSLGSFDKRITTRYEKSDPLSSVYSVLHETGHALYEAGISLIVGGPSPLKDSVSLGVHESQSRLWENQVGRSKEFWEGIYPLFLKNLGISESSLPFSKLYSFVNKSNPSLIRVEADQITYNLHVILRFQIERAIFKKELLLKDLSGAWKDGMKSLLGVVVPDDSKGFLQDVHWSGGAFGYFPTYSLGNIYAAQLYSAFLKQNPKFKDELKNRETSSLLNWLRKHVHSKGRSLEAKELIRQATGEEPNSKYLVEYLDSKIKEQESI, via the coding sequence ATGTGGGAATCCGAGCTTCAAAATTGGGAAAATATCCTTCCGGCGTTCAAAGCCTATCGGGATGAATTTCGTAATATTTATCATCTTAGAAACATTGGAAGTGTATTGCATTGGGATATGGAAATCGGCATCCCAAGTGATGGTTTAGCTGAAAGAGGTGACCAACTTAGTTTTCTTTCCGGGTTGGCTCATAAATCTTTTATCGGTGATTCATTTCGTAGTTTAGCGGAGAAAGCCAGGGAAGAAAATTCCCGCAACGATCTTCCAGGCAAATCACTTAGAGAAAGAGAGCTATATTTATTATTCAAAGATCTGGATCGTTCTTCTTGTTTACCCATCTCTTGGGTGGAAGAATTTTCCAAAGTCACAAGCCAGGCTCATTCTATTTGGGTAGATGCAAGAAAGAAGAATGATGCTTCTTCTTTCTTTCCTGTTTTGCAAAAGATAGTAGATCTAGTTTTTCAAAAGGCCGACTATTTCGGTTATTCTACGGAAGCGTATGACGCTCTTTTAGATGAATATGAACCGGAAGCAAAAGCAGCAGATTTAGAAATTCTATTTGCAGATCTTAGAAAATCTTTAGTACCTTTGATTGCAAAGGCAAAAGATGCAAGCTTTCCTTTTCAGGGAAGTTTTCCGATCGAGTCACAAATTCCTTTTAATACAAGTCTTCCTGTTCTTTTAGGTTTGCCTGAGTCTGGATTTCGTTTAGATTCAAGTGCTCATCCGTTCTCCACTTCTTTAGGTTCTTTTGACAAAAGGATCACCACTCGTTATGAAAAATCCGACCCTCTTTCTTCCGTGTATTCGGTTTTGCATGAAACTGGTCACGCTTTGTATGAAGCGGGGATCTCTTTGATTGTAGGAGGTCCCTCTCCTTTAAAAGATTCTGTTTCTTTAGGTGTTCACGAATCCCAGAGCCGCCTTTGGGAAAATCAGGTGGGAAGATCCAAAGAATTTTGGGAAGGGATCTATCCATTATTTCTGAAGAACTTAGGTATTTCAGAATCTTCTCTTCCTTTTTCTAAACTTTATTCTTTTGTGAATAAATCCAATCCATCTTTGATCCGAGTAGAAGCAGACCAGATCACTTATAATCTACATGTGATCCTAAGATTCCAGATCGAAAGAGCGATCTTCAAAAAGGAACTTTTATTAAAAGATCTTTCAGGCGCATGGAAAGATGGAATGAAATCTTTATTAGGTGTGGTTGTTCCGGACGACTCTAAAGGTTTTTTACAGGATGTTCATTGGAGCGGAGGAGCCTTCGGTTATTTTCCTACTTACTCTTTGGGAAATATTTACGCGGCCCAACTCTATTCTGCCTTCTTGAAACAGAATCCCAAGTTTAAGGATGAATTGAAAAACAGAGAAACTTCTTCTCTCCTTAATTGGCTTAGAAAACATGTTCACAGTAAGGGTAGAAGTTTGGAAGCAAAGGAACTGATCCGACAAGCAACCGGAGAAGAGCCGAATTCCAAATACTTAGTGGAATATCTGGATTCTAAGATCAAAGAACAGGAGTCAATATGA
- a CDS encoding YnfA family protein: MEYFKSVLIFLFAGLCEIGGGYLVWLWYKESKSVIYLIAGGLILALYGVVAALQSSSFGRVYATYGGFFIVMSLLWAWKMDGFQPDRYDIIGSLIALFGVAVIYYTPR, encoded by the coding sequence ATGGAATATTTTAAATCAGTATTGATCTTTCTGTTCGCAGGTCTCTGCGAGATAGGCGGTGGGTATCTTGTATGGCTTTGGTACAAAGAATCCAAATCAGTAATCTATCTGATTGCGGGGGGATTGATCTTGGCCTTGTATGGAGTAGTTGCCGCTTTACAATCTTCTTCCTTTGGAAGAGTGTATGCTACCTACGGTGGATTTTTTATCGTAATGTCTTTGCTTTGGGCTTGGAAGATGGATGGATTCCAACCGGATAGATACGATATTATCGGATCCTTGATAGCGCTCTTCGGAGTTGCAGTGATCTATTATACTCCTAGATAA
- a CDS encoding TetR/AcrR family transcriptional regulator, whose amino-acid sequence MPAKKKMKKPEGSYHHGNLAETLKTLALKRLEISKDSAFTIREIAREAGVSHAAAYRHFPSHRDLLAEISKDGFIKITEEFTKAENASSPSDPFDRLRRLGIAYISFCLENVGYYRAMWHIDLGPVGDLEDLTKAGKNSFLKLWETVLICESQKINKFEAREIATAAWSLVHGYSVLLNECQLNNPVLQIDKNNALQAAEKVLQILDSGLKNKSYK is encoded by the coding sequence ATGCCCGCAAAGAAAAAAATGAAAAAACCGGAAGGTTCTTATCACCATGGGAATCTGGCGGAGACCCTAAAAACACTGGCCCTAAAACGTCTAGAAATAAGTAAAGATTCAGCGTTTACGATTAGGGAGATCGCAAGAGAAGCAGGAGTCAGTCATGCCGCTGCTTATAGACATTTCCCTTCTCATAGGGACCTTCTCGCAGAAATTTCAAAAGATGGATTTATAAAGATCACTGAAGAATTTACTAAAGCGGAGAATGCTTCTTCTCCATCTGATCCATTCGATCGATTGAGAAGACTTGGCATTGCTTATATTTCTTTTTGTTTGGAAAATGTTGGTTATTATAGAGCAATGTGGCATATAGATCTTGGACCAGTGGGTGACTTAGAAGATCTAACGAAGGCAGGTAAAAATTCTTTTTTAAAACTTTGGGAAACAGTTCTTATTTGTGAATCTCAAAAGATCAATAAATTCGAAGCAAGAGAAATAGCAACCGCTGCCTGGTCCTTGGTTCATGGTTATTCAGTTCTGCTCAACGAATGCCAACTGAATAATCCTGTATTACAAATTGATAAGAATAACGCTTTGCAAGCTGCAGAGAAGGTATTACAAATTTTGGATTCAGGTCTGAAGAATAAATCTTACAAGTAA